A genomic segment from Aegilops tauschii subsp. strangulata cultivar AL8/78 chromosome 1, Aet v6.0, whole genome shotgun sequence encodes:
- the LOC109764975 gene encoding uncharacterized protein yields the protein MMGSSSWSTPPPAFGSVMGSSSSLFSTPTSGAAMGSSPSLFCFTPASGAATGSSPYSFGVMPASGAAMGPSSSPFGSMPVATGFSPSSGFTPYAGPAMRSSFGSMPVATGFIPSSFGFTPSSGAAMDSSSSWCGPAFGRSPNAFGHPMPHQAPFSSNTPFSSTTGQHYSHVPTFGVQSEPSFGPFGRVSKKGSRVSAYTRTPGDDPERNYYVSISAMPVFKSKSHEELRCEDYKKGDKGGLNLQEGRVPWAYHSSQPQPQAPVNAFANPVKPSLFSYSPEPSSAPVGLQSSAHGTTNPFWLRAPAPQSPLFSYPPEPIHKPSWFSSSFAPSTTCWENVSNNTAAYTAPADTSSAQGHMFSQNLFPSKSTQSGGSLLSSSVAHSAPAPSPNGHSTTINIDQAEKTVELLLPVDITTVRIRFSPKNDDTGSRATEVHHNVKASATPVSFCIYPGENQELTIQSVEQHDRKPSSSTGSAGEHKGYINGPVLARSKPFDPVITPFGGAPVSESVLPRLYKADYYTLPSIAELAARESNEPGCCSHVKDFTVGRHGYGSIKFDGETDVRKLDIASIVEFKDREILVYTDESKRPPVGQELNKPAEITLLNVKCVDKKTGLQLTEGQEVDRYEEILAQWTEKNGAEFMAFDAVKGEWKFRIKHF from the exons ATGATGGGTTCTTCATCTTGGTCTACCCCCCCACCGGCCTTTGGCTCAGTCATGGGCTCTTCATCATCATTGTTCTCCACGCCGACCTCTGGTGCGGCCATGGGCTCTTCTCCATCCTTGTTTTGTTTCACGCCGGCATCTGGTGCAGCCACGGGCTCTTCTCCATACTCGTTTGGTGTAATGCCGGCCTCTGGTGCAGCCATGGGCCCTTCTTCATCCCCGTTTGGTTCCATGCCGGTAGCCACGGGCTTTTCTCCATCCTCTGGTTTCACGCCATATGCTGGTCCAGCCATGAGATCATCGTTTGGTTCCATGCCGGTAGCCACGGGCTTTATTCCATCCTCGTTTGGTTTCACGCCATCGTCTGGTGCAGCCATGGACTCCTCTTCATCTTGGTGTGGCCCGGCATTTGGGCGATCCCCTAACGCCTTTGGGCACCCCATGCCCCATCAGGCACCTTTTTCATCCAACACACCATTTAGCT CTACAACAGGCCAACATTATTCACATGTTCCTACCTTTGGGGTGCAATCTGAGCCTTCATTTGGGCCCTTTGGCC GAGTGTCTAAAAAAGGCAGCAGGGTTTCTGCTTATACCAGGACTCCTGGTGATGATCCTGAACGTAATTACTATGTATCTATTTCAGCAATGCCAGTATTCAAGAGCAAATCTCACGAGGAGCTTCGATGTGAAGATTATAAGAAAGGAGACAAAG GTGGTTTGAACTTACAGGAGGGCAGAGTTCCTTGGGCTTATCATTCCTCGCAGCCCCAGCCCCAGGCCCCAGTGAATGCCTTCGCAAATCCTGTCAAGCCATCATTGTTTTCATACTCTCCTGAGCCATCCTCAGCACCTGTGGGACTGCAATCCTCAGCACATGGTACCACCAACCCATTTTGGCTGCGCGCTCCAGCACCCCAGTCACCATTATTCTCATACCCTCCCGAGCCAATCCACAAGCCATCATGGTTTTCAAGCTCTTTTGCACCATCTACTACGTGTTGGGAAAACGTATCCAATAACACAGCGGCATATACAGCTCCTGCAGATACATCTTCTGCT CAAGGCCATATGTTTAGCCAAAATTTGTTCCCTTCAAAATCTACTCAATCTGGAGGAAGTTTACTCAGCTCTTCGGTCGCCCATTCAGCACCAGCTCCATCGCCAAACGGTCACTCCACTACT ATAAATATTGATCAAGCTGAGAAAACTGTGGAGTTGTTACTACCAGTTGACATTACTACTGTAAGGATTAGATTTTCTCCAAAGAATGATGATACTGGCAGTCGTGCTACAGAG GTTCATCATAATGTTAAAGCTTCAGCAACACCAGTGTCTTTCTGTATCTATCCTGGAGAGAACCAAGAGCTAACTATCCAATCAGTGGAGCAGCATGACAGGAAACCATCTAGTTCAACAG GATCTGCTGGGGAACATAAAGGGTATATCAACGGTCCTGTTCTGGCTAGGAGTAAACCATTTGATCCTGTGATAACTCCATTTGGTGGTGCCCCTGTGAGTGAGAGTGTGCTACCTCGGCTCTATAAGGCAGACTATTACACCTTGCCGTCCATCGCAGAGCTTGCTGCACGAGAAAGCAACGAGCCAGGTTGTTGCTCACATGTGAAGGATTTCACGGTCGGCAGGCATGGCTACGGCAGCATCAAGTTTGATGGAGAAACCGATGTGAGGAAGCTCGACATCGCTTCCATCGTGGAGTTCAAGGACCGCGAGATCCTGGTCTACACAGATGAGAGCAAGAGACCTCCTGTGGGGCAGGAGCTCAACAAGCCTGCAGAGATCACACTCCTGAATGTGAAATGCGTCGATAAGAAGACCGGgttgcagttgacggaggggcaaGAAGTCGACAGGTATGAGGAGATTCTGGCGCAATGGACCGAGAAGAATGGCGCTGAATTCATGGCGTTTGATGCCGTGAAGGGGGAGTGGAAGTTCAGGATCAAGCACTTTTAG
- the LOC109764960 gene encoding polygalacturonase QRT2-like: MPEAGKKRTIPEVGERVGRRRERDEATRQQKQASYGAVGDGQHDDTPAFREAWATACASPQPATLVVPREKTYLVKQTTFSGKCRSPVTFRLDGTLVAPASRSAWPEENMRWWIMFRNVDGLTVTGDGTIDGNGETWWKSSCRVDKKLKCSNAPMALLLSRCNNLTVENIRLLNSQQIHMSVEDCRDVLLKGITITAPGDSPMNDGIHIARTKDIQVLDCDIKTGDDCMSIETGTENLYASRITCGPGHGISIGSLGNDNSEARVSNITIYKAHLSGTTNGARMKSWQGGKGYAKDVTFEDITMEEVHNPIIIDQNYCTSADPANPKPCKKQTSAVEFSNIRFKNIRGTSATKEAIKLDCSDTVPCRDILLQDVKLTFRDRGHKHKHTSATSLCNNAKLTGSGTNVDPKTC, translated from the exons atgccggaggcggggaagaagcgGACGATTCCTGAGGTGGGCGAGCGTGTCGGTCGTAGACGAGAAAGAGACGAAGCTACGAGACAGCAAAAGCAAG CGAGCTACGgagccgtcggcgacggccaacACGACGACACGCCGGCGTTCCGGGAAGCATGGGCCACCGCTTGCGCCTCGCCTCAGCCGGCCACCCTCGTGGTCCCCAGGGAGAAGACGTACCTCGTGAAGCAGACCACCTTCTCGGGCAAGTGCAGGTCCCCCGTCACCTTCAGGCTGGACGGCACGCTGGTGGCGCCCGCCAGCCGGTCGGCATGGCCCGAGGAGAACATGAGGTGGTGGATCATGTTTCGCAACGTCGACGGGCTCACCGTGACCGGCGACGGGACCATCGACGGCAACGGCGAGACGTGGTGGAAGAGCTCGTGCCGTGTGGACAAGAAGCTCAAGTGCAGCAACGCCCCCATGGCGCTGCTGCTCAGCAGGTGCAACAACCTCACGGTGGAGAACATCCGGCTCCTCAACAGCCAGCAGATCCACATGTCGGTCGAGGACTGCCGGGACGTGCTCCTCAAGGGCATCACCATCACCGCCCCCGGCGACAGCCCCATGAACGACGGCATCCACATTGCGCGCACCAAGGACATCCAGGTCCTAGATTGCGACATTAAAACAGGGGACGACTGCATGTCCATCGAGACCGGAACCGAAAACCTCTACGCTTCAAGGATAACATGTGGCCCGGGACACGGGATCAGCATCGGGAGCTTAGGCAACGACAACTCCGAGGCCCGAGTCTCAAACATAACAATCTACAAGGCGCACCTCTCCGGCACGACCAACGGCGCGCGCATGAAGTCGTGGCAGGGAGGAAAAGGGTACGCCAAGGACGTCACGTTTGAGGACATAACCATGGAGGAGGTCCATAACCCCATAATCATTGACCAGAACTACTGCACATCGGCCGATCCCGCCAACCCTAAGCCCTGCAAGAAACAAACTTCGGCGGTGGAGTTCAGCAACATTCGGTTCAAGAACATAAGGGGCACGAGTGCGACGAAAGAGGCTATCAAGCTGGACTGCAGCGACACCGTCCCATGCCGCGATATATTGTTGCAAGACGTGAAGCTTACCTTTCGTGACCGTGGGCACAAGCACAAGCACACTTCCGCAACAAGTCTATGCAACAACGCCAAGCTAACCGGATCTGGCACCAATGTAGATCCCAAGACCTGCTGa